In Rhopalosiphum padi isolate XX-2018 chromosome 3, ASM2088224v1, whole genome shotgun sequence, the genomic stretch ATAGTTTTTGCACGACATTGTTCCGCTTTTTGAGCTGTTATTAGTTCACAATGTGAATTTGCCGCGCTTTGGCCCTTGGTCTTCCAGCCAGCTGCCGCAGCGCATGCGTCGGACAGTTCACGACGGACCATATCCGTATAGTGGTCTGCCCGAGCCAGCTTCTCAGGCGCCGCATGTCTATGCGCTTCTAGTTCAACTTCTCGTTCCTGGCACTCAGTGGTAAATTCTTGTAGGGTTCTGTCACTGGAGGTATTTTGCCGCTGTAGTTCAGTCAGCTGATTTCCCTGGCATTGAACCATCGCTTCTTTATCGGTCAACGCAACTCGTAACTTTTGCGCTTCGGTGGTTTTGCAAGCTATCGCAGTTTCCAAGTCAGTCTGTTGCCGTTGAAACGATTTTGCACACTCCTACATCACAGGAAAAAAACAtgtatgttattttgtttttaggttCATAGTGagacacatatatttatagtgGTCTTTTATGGATCTTGCATATTGGTGCTAATAAGTTTTTGTATATTGacgattattttagtatataagaattcgatgtacaaaatatagtttatgtGGACCAAATTTAAagacttatattaaaatacatattataacttataatataaaaattagtttaaacaaaaaatgtatagttgtaCGCAAAAATTACCCAATAAGTTATATTGGACTAATTACACACTCGTATCaaactatataaatgtaaaatgaaaatatttgtacagGGTATACTCTGGAACTACTTATCAGATCTTCttgatttttcttgaattttttttttttaatgaaagagTAGATCACGGAGAAGGTTTCTATCGCAATAGCATTTGTCTAAGATAAAAAACCTCTGAGTTATCTGCTAATTGAAATAATcgtgtaaattgtatacctataaatatacatattcatGTACATGTTCTCGATGCATTCCGAAACTACTCAaccaattttgatgaaattattatcaatgtgtGTAATTCTATCTCCATCATAAGATAGAATAGTTTTTATCTCGGTTAATGGCCTTAATATATTacctctttattatgtttagggcTGAGCAATTACtcgaataatagatttttttttaacgaatgatacataatcggttaatcaattgaaaaaatgcaactcTAGGAGGgacaattatgtaaaattgatatGTCAGAGAGATATCAtctatacaccaaatcagaaaaccaaaaatagtttttatccttacgctaaatgttagcattgTTAGCATTAtaggcaaccaaacttaacaCGAGTGCATTTTGTACAGGCGACGAAGTGTACGAGAACagctataagtataaataataaagttatcaCACAGGCACgtacacaaaaaaattattggtttaaaCCACCATAACCCGCCTTTCTGTATACGTACCTTATCGCAGATACCTACTACCCAAACCCTTATAATGTAGTgaaaattactttttcattattaactttttCCCAAATACTATTATTGCATTCTATAGTTcgtttttttgaaatttctagcttatttattttttcaataatctgCGATTCCAGAGATGATTGAGATTGTACACTGCATTCCAACTCATGATTATTTTGTTCCAACTCTTCTATCGAACTCAATGTTTGGCTGTACTTTGAAGATGTCGCTTCTAATTCTTGATTAATGTCATTATAAGACTGTTGGTGAAATATCTTTTTATCTTCCATTGTTCGTTGGAGATTATCCAACTTCAATTGTAAATCACAGATCTCTGCTTTTACTCGTTCATGCTTGACCACATTTGCttccaatatatttttctgCCCTTCTGTTTGGTTTAAACAAGCTTCCAGTAGTAAAATATCCGCATTATCCCGTTCAGTTGAGTAAAAGTGTTGATCACAATTTGAATTTTGTGAATGATCCATAATAATTCActatagtgtaatattaaagatgaataaaatacacaaattaattatgaaacaataataatatatcaaaatagttaatatacttacataacaattaacaatttgttaaaaaatcttcttagttaaaaaatatgagtGTTGAGAGTATATTGAACTtcggaattaaaatatatattattattaatatgtatagtaactATGTACTTCATATTTTTCTTAGTTACGAAATTGATGCTAagcaattaatattcaaaacattaaatatgtacaaaaaaagaaataagtaaagatacataataggtatatttagttcattattatatttaatatgtacatttaaatgttgatacaaGTTGTTATAGGCTTAATGgtcattaaacatattaaatggaTGTTGTCACACGACACTGACCATTTTTCCTAACTCAATCGCA encodes the following:
- the LOC132924422 gene encoding CDK5 regulatory subunit-associated protein 2-like; its protein translation is MDHSQNSNCDQHFYSTERDNADILLLEACLNQTEGQKNILEANVVKHERVKAEICDLQLKLDNLQRTMEDKKIFHQQSYNDINQELEATSSKYSQTLSSIEELEQNNHELECSVQSQSSLESQIIEKINKLEISKKRTIECNNSIWEKVNNEKECAKSFQRQQTDLETAIACKTTEAQKLRVALTDKEAMVQCQGNQLTELQRQNTSSDRTLQEFTTECQEREVELEAHRHAAPEKLARADHYTDMVRRELSDACAAAAGWKTKGQSAANSHCELITAQKAEQCRAKTILAELGDERCQLAERLADTLQQLKCAVAENCQLTADAKVLAERLACLTSESERLNVRKFSDRLSQMAQCTVFDGQDDKTTRKWNTMESVENEVERLKWACDDRERAIKDAKGKLGDCCTASARTDCRYDY